The genomic window AGACATGTACGTGCTACTAATAATTATTCAAACTCATATGTATCTAACAATTACAGTAGTTCACAAAGAATTTAAATGTAAAAAATAGGTAGCTAATTGGTATGATGAAAACTATTCAGTTCTATATTGTCTAAAGGTCCACGTATGTATCAATCAGATATGTCTCACAATTGTTTGTGTTCTACTTATGGTTGAGGCGATGCATTTAGCCAAAAAATCCTAGTGCCAAAACTGCCAAATTCTTTGAAGACACACATCACGTAAACTGAATTTTGCATCATGGCTACATACACGCATACAAATATGTTCACATCACCTGCATCTGCAACGGTTCATACATGGGAGGACAAGTACCGAGCAGCATGGTATTTTCACCTTCGGGCAACGAGGAACCACAACCATAGCTGATCAGTCTGATCTTGTGCTGGCCTCGTGGACGCGCGATTTCCGTCCCCTGCAGACACACCATGGGGCTGGTTGGGGGGAGCGTCGCCCGCAGCGCTCTCAAGAAGGCCACCGACTGCAGGCAGTGCCACTCCCCCACCTCCGGGCCACCTGCAGCTGCTGACGCCTCTGTCGTCTTCTAAGTTCAGGCGGCTTCTGTTCAAGAAAGAGTTCAGTAGTGTGGTGATCATGAATTGTTTAGCAAAAGAAAAATAAGTGCATGGTGATTTACCAGATAGCGCGAGAGCAAGCACACAACACACACGTTCAACAGCACACCACGCACAGCGGCAAGGGCACACCACGCCCACATGCGAAAATCAGCAAGCAAGCACACATGCGAGTGGCTACAAAAATATCCACGGCGGCCTCTCCTCATGCCCCTTCTGTCTCGCTCCATCTCCCTTCCATCCAACGTCGTCTTGCCTTCCAGTTGTCATTCTCGTCTTACTCTGGACCGAGACCACCTCGTCTATCCCCGATCAGCATCCGTCCTCTCGTCTCCTCTCTCCAATCCCTGCTGCCGCCTTCCTTCCTTGCAGATCGGGGCAGGGCAGAGCAAGGCATTGATCCGCCATCGACCTCCAGCCAGAGGAGATAAGAGAGGCAGGtggatgaagaagagcatggacGTTGGACATCTGCGCTACAAGGGGTCTCCTCTTCCTCCTTTTGATCCCTTTGGATCGCCCATCTCAGGAGTGGCTGGGAGACATGGCGTGCTGATGGGCTCCTCCTCCTTGTCGACCTACCACCGGCGACCGTCCACACGCTAGAAGGATGGTGCAGCGCCCTCGACCTTGGCCGATGTACAGGCCATCGATGGAGCAAGATCTGCAGGGGAGCGCCGATGCGTGGGAAGGCCATGGCCATCATGGCGCTGGTTGTGATTTGCAGGGGTGCGGCCGTGCCTGGAGGAAGATGTGTGGCAGCCATGAGTCATGGAgttcggcggcgacggcgtcttcCGGAGTTCGGCGGCAGGGACTGAAACCGCCCTGCCCTGGAGAGGAGGCGGCGACGGCATCTCCCGGAGTTCGGCGGCTGCGGGGTTCAAACCGCCCTGCCttgcagaggcggcggcggcggcggctccctctcggacggcggcggcggcggcggctccccctcggacggcggcggcggcggcaacgataGATGGGGGGATcgagaggacggcggcggcgacgggaggggATCGAGAGGAACCGCGTTTCTCCTGCGGGGTGGTTATTTTTGGGATGCGTGCGTGGGGTGGGCTGAGGTGGGGTGGGGTAGGGAGGTGACGAAAAAAACAgcgaaaaaaagaatgaaaaaaatccGTTTTTGAtaggacgaaaattgaccggcgtagactaccaactgctccattaggagtagagaattCACGCAAGATAACGAAAAGGTACGGTGACTTGATTAGCCGGCCACAAATACAACATTGCATAGTTGTTACAGCTTTGACAGCGTCTTTATCTTATTATTACCGAGGGGAATAGTGGGTTATTCATCCATTGGTCAGCCGAAAAGCTGCACCCATTCGACGACGGCCTTCGCGACGTAGCCCATCATGAAGAACTCGCCGTTCTCCTTGGGAAGTGCCACCTTGCCGGCCAAATCGGTGCACTCAGATGAGACATGTTTAGATGCATCCTCTAGCACCTCCGGTACACCGCTATATCGCCCAGCAGCAACCGACCGCGCCGCCCACTGCAACTTTGGGACGGCGCCTGTGTAGAGCTGGAGGCACGACTGCATGACCTTCCTAGCCTTGCCATCCTTGGCGTGGGCGAGCGCATGCTCGATGCTGGCCTTGGCCACCGTGGCGTTGTACACCGTTAGCCTGGTGGCGATCACTGCGAGCTCCGGCAAGTCAGGCGCAGAGCGGCAGGAGGGGTCGACGCAGAGTGTGGACACGCAGACGTTCGGCGCTACGTACCAAGGTCCGAGGCTGGTGCAGAGCTGGGCCAGCGTGGAACATGGCGCGGCTCTGGAGCTTGGCCCGCCGTGGATTTCGGTGGCcgaggagaggacgaggaggaggagagcgccGACGAGCATCAGAGAGGATGTGCCAACGGCCATGGTGGTGGCTTATTGTCTCTCGATCTGTCTCTCCCTCCTGCTGCCCTCCTTGTCTCTTCTTATTAGTTCAACCTTACTGTGGGTGTATCAtatcataaataaaagaaaataaattcatCAGCTTCGATTGAATCATTTGAGATACGCTCCACAAATCCATACTATGAAGCATATATCTCAAACTTTTATATATGCAATCATACTTCATAGTAAGCTAATCGCAGAAGATCTCAGGATAATACGCCGTATCTTAAGCATTAAATGAGTGTTTAGATGCACCATTTACCATTTAGATAACATGACTAAACCAGGAAGCAACAGATACGAACGTTAGGCGAGCAACCACCACAAAGAAACCATGACGAGCCGCAGCCCAatcatcctcctcgtcgtcgcACTAGTGCTGGCCACGAAACGGAAAATTGGGCGGTTCCTGTAGGTACCGGCAACCTGCTAGCCTATCAACTGGTGACACCATGTACCGTTTATTGACTCTTGTGTTGTATAAAAGATTTTCGTTGTTTATGAAATATTGGCATTTCAATAGCTGATCCACCATCAGAGTACTACTTTTGTCAATCTAGCAGCCCCGAAGTACTACTTTTTGTTAGAGAAGGAGGCGCATGCATCAGTCTCTTCTCTCTCCCTTGCAAACAAATCCATAGACTTTATTTCATCTTAGAAAATTAAAAACACTCATATCTTTTGAACCATAAGTTCGtatttaaattatatatatattt from Triticum aestivum cultivar Chinese Spring chromosome 3B, IWGSC CS RefSeq v2.1, whole genome shotgun sequence includes these protein-coding regions:
- the LOC123064713 gene encoding uncharacterized protein; the encoded protein is MAVGTSSLMLVGALLLLVLSSATEIHGGPSSRAAPCSTLAQLCTSLGPWYVAPNVCVSTLCVDPSCRSAPDLPELAVIATRLTVYNATVAKASIEHALAHAKDGKARKVMQSCLQLYTGAVPKLQWAARSVAAGRYSGVPEVLEDASKHVSSECTDLAGKVALPKENGEFFMMGYVAKAVVEWVQLFG